TACGCCGAGTACGTGGTCGCCCCCACCCGGCACTTCGCCCGCAAGCCCGCCGCACTGGACCACGTGCAGGCGGCCGCGCTGCCGCTGGCGGCGCTGACCGCCTGGCAGGCGCTGGTGGACACGGCCGGGGTCTCGGCCGGGCAGCGGGTGCTGGTCCACGCGGCGGCCGGCGGGGTCGGCCACCTGGCGGTGCAGATCGCCAAGGCGCGCGGCGCTTACGTGATCGGCACGGCGAGCGCGGGCAAGCACGAGCTGCTGCGCGAGCTGGGCGCCGACGAGGTGCTCGACTACCGCACCACGGACTTCGAGGACGCCGTCTCCGATGTGGACATCGTGATCGACGCGGTCGGCGGGGACTACGGGCAGCGCTCGCTCAAGGTGCTCAAGCCCGGCGGGCACCTGGTGACCCTGCCCGGCCCGGACGGCCTTCCGGCCGACCCGCAGGGTGTGCACGCCTCCTGGGTCCTGGTGGAGCCGGACCTGAAGGGTCTGGAGGAGATCGCCGCCCTCGCGGACCAGGGCCTGCTCAAGCCCCTGATCGACACGGTGCTGCCGCTGGAGCAGGCCGCGAAGGCGCACGAGATCGGCGAGCAGGGCCGGACCACCGGGAAGATCGTCCTGACGGTCGTCTAGACGGCCCGGGCCCTCACACGGACGCGGCCGCGGACGCGGCCCGGGTGGTCGTCGCGATGGTGGCGGAGCCGACCACGCGGGTGCCGTCGTAGAGCACGATCGCCTGGCCGGGGGCCACACCGCGGACCGGCTCCGCGAAGCGCACCTGCAGCTCGCCGTCCACGAGCTCGGCGAAGACCTCGGTCTCGCCGCCGTGGGCGCGCAGCTGCGCGGTGTACGTACCCGGGGCCGCGGCCGTGGAGCCGCACCAGCGGGGGCGGATCGCGGTCAGGGCGCTGACGTCGAGGGCCTCGACGGGGCCGACGGTGACGGTGTTGTTCACCGGCGAGATGTCGAGGACGTAGCGCGGCTTGCCGTCGGGGGCGGGGTGGCCGATCCGCAGGCCCTTGCGCTGGCCGATGGTGAAGCCGAAGGCGCCGTCGTGGGTGCCGACCTTCTCGCCGGTCGCCTCGTCGACGATGTCTCCCTCGGCCTTGCCGAGGCGGTTCGCGAGGAAGCCCTGGGTGTCGCCGTCGGCGATGAAGCAGATGTCGTGGCTGTCGGGCTTCTTCGCGACGGCCAGACCGCGCTCCTCCGCCTCCGCCCGGATCTCTTCCTTCGTCGTCAGGGTGTCGCCGAGCGGGAACAGCGCGTGCGCGAGCTGTTTCTCGTCGAGGACGCCGAGGACGTACGACTGGTCCTTGGCCATGTCGGAGGCCCGGTGCAGTTCGCGGGAGCCGTCCTCGTTCAGGACGACGGTGGCGTAGTGGCCGGTGCAGACGGCGTCGAAGCCGAGGGCGAGGGCCTTGTCGAGCAGGGCGGCGAACTTGATCTTCTCGTTGCAGCGCAGGCAGGGGTTCGGGGTGCGCCCGGCCTCGTACTCGGAGATGAAGTCCTCGACGACGTCCTCGCGGAAGCGCTCGGCCAGGTCCCAGACGTAGAACGGGATGCCGATGACGTCGGCGGCGCGGCGGGCGTCGCGGGAGTCCTCGATGGTGCAGCAGCCGCGGGCGCCCGTCCGGAAGGACTGCGGGTTCGCGGAGAGCGCGAGGTGGACGCCGGTCACGTCGTGCCCGGCTTCGACCGCGCGGGCGGCTGCAACGGCGGAGTCCACGCCGCCGGACATGGCGGCCAGGACGCGAAGGGGGCGATCGGTGCGCGGCAGGTTCTGAGTCATAGCACCGTCCAGAGTACGGGGGAACCGCCCGGCGTCACAGCGCGTTATCGGTGACAGGGGGTGGATCACATGGGGAGCAAGGTCGAAGCCGCGCCGAAGGCCGCGCCGCGCAGGACCCGCCGGGCGGTGCTGTTCGGGGGGCTCGGGGTCTTCACGGTGGCGGCGATCGCCGGGCAGGACGAGCTGCGGCGCGCCTGGTGGCTGCTGCCGGGCGTGGGCAAGCCCCGCAAGGAGGGTGAGGTGGACCACGTGGGCGTGGGCTGGACGTCTGCCTCGCCGGCGAACTGGCGGATGGCGGACCGGCCCGAGGACTACCGGGTGGACCGGATCGTGGTGCATGTCACGCAGGGCAGCTTCGCGTCCTCGGTGGACGCCTTCAAGAACCCGTTCCACCAGGCGTCGGCGCACTACATAGTCGGCCAGGACGGCCGCATCGAGCAGATGGTGCGCGAGATGGATGTCGCCTTCCACTCGGGCAACCGCTCCATGAACGAGCGCAGCGTGGGCATCGAGCACGAGGGCTTCGTGGACCGGCCGCAGGACTTCACGGAGGCGATGTACGCGGCCTCGGCCCGGCTGGCCGCCGACCTGTGCCGCCGGTACGGCATACCGGTGGACCGTACGCACCTACTGGCCCACTCCGAGGTCCCGGGCACCGACCACACGGACCCGGGCCCCCACTGGGACTGGGACCGGTACCTGGGCCTGGTCCGCTCGGAGCTCGCGGCGGCCCCCGCCGCGGGCTGACGCGCTGCCGAGCTGCCGAGCTGCCGACTAGCTGAGGCCTGCCGTACGGGCGCGCTCGACGGCCGGGCCGATGGCGGCGGCGACGGCCGCGACGTCCTCCTTGGTGGAGGTGTGGCCGAGGGAGAAGCGCAGGGTGCCGCGGGCCAGCTGCGGATCCGTACCGGTGGCCAGCAGGACGTGGCTGGGCTGTGCCACGCCGGCGGTGCAGGCGGAGCCGGTGGAGCACTCGATGCCCTGGGCGTCCAGCAGGAGCAGCAGGGAGTCGCCCTCGCAGCCGGGGAAGCTGAAGTGCGCGTTGGCCGGGAGCC
The Streptomyces sp. NBC_01296 DNA segment above includes these coding regions:
- a CDS encoding NADP-dependent oxidoreductase codes for the protein MRAVVVSQWGGPEVLTEVEAERPEPGLNEILVRVHAAGVNPVDWKTRASGGLIGWGEVPMVGWDVSGTVEAVGPGVTLYRAGDEVYGMPHFPRQAGGYAEYVVAPTRHFARKPAALDHVQAAALPLAALTAWQALVDTAGVSAGQRVLVHAAAGGVGHLAVQIAKARGAYVIGTASAGKHELLRELGADEVLDYRTTDFEDAVSDVDIVIDAVGGDYGQRSLKVLKPGGHLVTLPGPDGLPADPQGVHASWVLVEPDLKGLEEIAALADQGLLKPLIDTVLPLEQAAKAHEIGEQGRTTGKIVLTVV
- the mnmA gene encoding tRNA 2-thiouridine(34) synthase MnmA, with protein sequence MTQNLPRTDRPLRVLAAMSGGVDSAVAAARAVEAGHDVTGVHLALSANPQSFRTGARGCCTIEDSRDARRAADVIGIPFYVWDLAERFREDVVEDFISEYEAGRTPNPCLRCNEKIKFAALLDKALALGFDAVCTGHYATVVLNEDGSRELHRASDMAKDQSYVLGVLDEKQLAHALFPLGDTLTTKEEIRAEAEERGLAVAKKPDSHDICFIADGDTQGFLANRLGKAEGDIVDEATGEKVGTHDGAFGFTIGQRKGLRIGHPAPDGKPRYVLDISPVNNTVTVGPVEALDVSALTAIRPRWCGSTAAAPGTYTAQLRAHGGETEVFAELVDGELQVRFAEPVRGVAPGQAIVLYDGTRVVGSATIATTTRAASAAASV
- a CDS encoding N-acetylmuramoyl-L-alanine amidase codes for the protein MGSKVEAAPKAAPRRTRRAVLFGGLGVFTVAAIAGQDELRRAWWLLPGVGKPRKEGEVDHVGVGWTSASPANWRMADRPEDYRVDRIVVHVTQGSFASSVDAFKNPFHQASAHYIVGQDGRIEQMVREMDVAFHSGNRSMNERSVGIEHEGFVDRPQDFTEAMYAASARLAADLCRRYGIPVDRTHLLAHSEVPGTDHTDPGPHWDWDRYLGLVRSELAAAPAAG